From a region of the Rhizobium sp. CB3090 genome:
- a CDS encoding SDR family oxidoreductase: MKIVIIGGTGLIGSKTADRLRKQGHEVIAASPNTGVNTITGEGLTEALAGASVVMDLANSPSFEDKAVLEFFETSGRNLAAAEKKAGVKHHIALSIIGVDRLPQSGYMRAKVAQEKIIRESGIPYTIVHSTQFMEFLGGIAQSATIGNVVRLPTAYVQPIASDDVADAMAAAATAATMNGVIEISGPERVRMNELVARYLKAMGDARNVEGDPDARYFGARLEDGSLVSDGNPRLGHIAFEQWFATSARK; encoded by the coding sequence ATGAAAATCGTTATCATAGGCGGAACCGGCCTCATCGGTTCGAAGACAGCCGACCGCCTTCGCAAGCAGGGCCACGAGGTTATCGCCGCCTCCCCCAATACGGGTGTCAATACGATCACCGGCGAAGGGCTGACCGAAGCACTTGCCGGCGCCTCCGTCGTCATGGACCTCGCAAACTCGCCCTCCTTCGAGGACAAAGCCGTGCTCGAATTCTTCGAGACCTCAGGCCGCAATCTGGCGGCAGCGGAAAAGAAGGCCGGGGTGAAGCATCATATCGCCCTTTCCATCATCGGCGTCGATCGTCTGCCCCAAAGCGGCTACATGCGTGCCAAGGTCGCCCAGGAAAAGATCATCAGGGAATCGGGCATCCCCTATACGATCGTCCATTCGACGCAGTTCATGGAATTCTTAGGCGGTATCGCCCAATCCGCCACCATCGGGAACGTTGTGCGGCTGCCGACGGCCTACGTGCAGCCGATCGCTTCGGATGACGTCGCCGACGCCATGGCCGCCGCCGCGACGGCGGCCACCATGAACGGTGTGATCGAAATCTCCGGTCCGGAACGCGTCCGGATGAACGAGCTCGTCGCCCGCTATCTGAAGGCTATGGGTGATGCGCGCAATGTCGAAGGGGATCCCGATGCGCGCTATTTTGGCGCCAGGCTGGAGGATGGCTCGCTCGTTTCCGATGGCAATCCACGCCTCGGTCATATCGCCTTCGAGCAG